Proteins encoded together in one Prunus dulcis chromosome 3, ALMONDv2, whole genome shotgun sequence window:
- the LOC117621034 gene encoding uncharacterized protein LOC117621034 has protein sequence MSSPRSRAQSSSASIPPDYITGSGIDAHAIEVRSKLHPFAQKNLDENVLHLFENTLVLGPHWFGPVPAEVAELLRKDAEAPLCFESTSALASHSWVSKHLSRSFPSSEVRNSPVKWADWIDRLLPRYGGHWRRAGIYDAILLSKQSINRDENLLAAALCFWNSASNTFDFRVGPMAPTLLDMAQIFGFRPHGRPVDAGGDYHRRKNQEKVATPFTISPATINQNCSFSNYLKKFSAEKDKDQQHMLFLLYWLNRFVFPNRSSAVLLEYRHLAEALHNHTDVGLGPTVLAHLFKNLHTATLENPLNLSAPGAFWMIQIWLQVYFPELRFPNIVLPENQVLALPLISAEVPKRSLEEYLMLFRHCTKRSAAQWQVVIRRTYPWFQAGFRLFEKEPEDEAARTDFRKKFLSITLPRDLPHGGGKPPNYHLGAEVYHPNFCARQLGCPQLIPLKSYRSCNRASSWRDADDLEVHKDARCAVNKINNSTDALYPSWEPNSCSSADFDAWWQARFQNLPSFRYCPEDAF, from the coding sequence atgtcTTCCCCAAGGTCCCGTGCCCAGTCTTCTTCGGCTTCAATCCCCCCTGATTACATCACTGGGAGCGGGATTGATGCCCACGCAATAGAGGTTAGGAGCAAACTCCATCCTTTTGCTCAAAAGAATCTGGATGAGAATGTTCTTCACCTGTTCGAGAACACCCTGGTGCTTGGGCCTCACTGGTTTGGTCCTGTTCCTGCTGAGGTGGCAGAACTGCTAAGAAAAGACGCTGAGGCTCCTTTGTGTTTTGAGAGCACTTCTGCCCTAGCTTCTCATTCTTGGGTTAGCAAGCATTTGAGCCGATCCTTCCCATCCAGCGAGGTGAGGAACAGTCCAGTCAAATGGGCAGACTGGATTGACAGACTTCTCCCGAGATATGGGGGTCACTGGAGGAGAGCTGGGATCTATGACGCCATTCTTCTGTCCAAGCAATCGATCAACAGAGATGAGAACCTGCTTGCTGCTGCCTTGTGCTTCTGGAATTCTGCCAGTAACACATTTGATTTCCGTGTGGGTCCCATGGCTCCTACTTTGCTGGATATGGctcagatttttgggtttaggccCCATGGCAGGCCTGTTGATGCTGGTGGAGATTATCACAGGCGAAAGAACCAGGAGAAAGTGGCTACCCCCTTCACTATCTCTCCAGCCACGATCAACCAGAACTGCTCTTTCTCTAATTATCTGAAGAAATTCAGTGCTGAGAAGGACAAGGATCAGCAGCATATGTTGTTCCTTCTGTATTGGCTGAACCGATTTGTCTTCCCCAATCGCtcttcggcagttctgcttgAATATAGGCATCTGGCAGAAGCGCTTCACAATCACACTGATGTGGGGCTTGGGCCAACAGTTCTGGCTCATCTTTTCAAGAATCTGCATACTGCCACCCTGGAGAATCCACTGAACTTGTCTGCTCCTGGTGCATTCTGGATGATTCAGATCTGGCTGCAGGTCTACTTTCCAGAGTTGAGGTTCCCAAACATAGTTCTGCCTGAAAATCAAGTTCTGGCCCTTCCTCTGATATCGGCAGAAGTGCCCAAGCGCTCTCTTGAGGAGTATTTGATGCTCTTCAGGCATTGCACCAAGAGGTCAGCTGCTCAGTGGCAAGTGGTGATCAGAAGGACCTATCCTTGGTTCCAGGCTGGATTTCGGCTTTTCGAGAAGGAGCCAGAAGACGAGGCTGCCAGAACAGACTTCAGGAAGAAATTTCTGAGCATCACTCTGCCCAGAGATCTGCCCCATGGTGGGGGCAAACCTCCAAATTATCATCTGGGGGCAGAAGTCTATCATCCCAACTTCTGTGCAAGGCAGCTTGGCTGCCCTCAGCTTATACCGTTGAAATCATATCGGAGCTGCAACCGGGCCTCTTCTTGGAGGGATGCAGATGATCTGGAGGTGCACAAGGATGCCCGGTGTGCAGTGAACAAGATAAATAATAGCACGGATGCCCTCTATCCCTCGTGGGAGCCAAATTCCTGCAGTTCTGCTGATTTTGACGCCTGGTGGCAAGCCAGATTCCAAAATCTACCTAGCTTCCGTTACTGCCCTGAAGACGCTTTTTGA